The Streptomyces nigra genome includes the window TGGACCCGCGCCAGATGCTCGCCCAGCACGTGGAGAGCGGCGCGGGCGTCACGGTGGCGGGCATCCGGGTGCCGCGCGCCCAGTCCTCGTCCTTCGGGGTGATCAGCCCCGGGCCGGACGGGCAGACCGTGCGCCGCTTCCTGGAGAAGCCGGCCGACCCGCCGGGTCTCGCGGACGACCCCGAGCAGATCTTCGCCTCGATGGGCAACTACGTCTTCACCACGAAGGCCCTCATCGAGGCGCTCCAGCGGGACGCCGAGGACGAGCACTCCGTGCACGACATGGGCGGCTCGATCCTGCCGCAGCTCACCGAGCGCGGCGAGGCCCAGCTGTACGACTTCAGCGCCAACCACGTCCCGGGCGAGACCAGCCGCGACCGCGGCTACTGGCGGGACGTCGGCACCCTGGACGCGTACTACGACGCGCACATGGACCTGATCGCCGAGCGCCCCGCGTTCAACCTCTACAACCGCAGCTGGCCCGTCTACACCCACTCGGGCCAGCTGTCACCGGCCCGGTTCAACGCGGGCGGCATCGCCGGCGAGTCCATCATCAGCGCGGGCTGCCTCATCCGGGGCCAGGTCACCCGGTCGGTGCTGTCGCCGGGGGTGGTGGTCGACCCGGGGGCGGTGGTGCAGGGGTCGGTGCTGCACGACAACGTGCACATCGGGCGGGGCGCGGTGGTGCGCGGCGCGGTCCTCGACAAGAACGTCGACGTCCCGCCCGGCGCCACGATCGGGGTCAACCCGGACCGGGACGTGGAGCTGTACACGGTCTCGCAGGGCGGTGTGATCGCGCTCGGCAAGGGCCAGCGGGTCTCGTAGCCGACGGCCGCGTCATGACGCCTCCCGGGTGACGCGCACGGGATGCCCGGTGCCGTTCCCTGTGGTGGAGTGACGTCGTATGCACCATGAGTCCGCTGCTGTTCCGTGCTGTCCGCCGCCTTCATGAGAGGCGGGACTTAATCTGCTGTTAACTGTGCGTAGCCTGATCGTACTTGACTGTAATCGTCAGTCAGCGATTGACTTCAGATCCACCCTTCGCCGACGCGAGGCAAGCCATTGACTTCCGACCTGCTCGCACCTCTCGACCTGGCGTTCTGGAACATCGAGTCCGCCGAACACCCCATGCACCTGGGGGCGCTCGGTGTGTTCGCGGCGCACACGCCGACCGCGGGCGCCCACGCGGCCGACCTGCTCGCCGCCCGGGCCGCCGCCGTGCCGGGGCTGCGCATGCGCATCCGTGACGCCTGGCGGCCGAGCGGGCTGCTGCGGGCGCCGTTCTCCTTCGGCGGCGCCACCCGCGAGCCCGCGCCCGACTTCGACCCGCTCGACCACGTCCGGCTGCACGCCCCGACCGCCGACTTCCAGGCGGCGGCCGGACGGCTGATGGAGCGCCCCCTGGAGCGCGGCCGGCCCCCGTGGGAGGCGCATGTGCTGCCCGGCGAGGACGGGGTGTCGTTCGCCGTGCTGTTCAAGTTCCACCACGCCCTCGCCGACGGGCTGCGGGCGCTGACGCTCGCCGCCGCCGTCCTCGACCCGATGGACCTGCCCGCCCGCCGGCCCCGCCCCGAGGAGCCCGCGCGCAGCCGCGTGCCCGATGTGCGCAGGCTGCCCGACCTGGTGCGCGGCGCCGTGTCCGACGTGGGCCGGGCCCTGGACATCGGGGCGTCCGTCGCCGTGTCCACCCTCGCCACCCGTTCCTCGGCCGCGCTCACCGCCGAGCCGAGCGGCACCCGCCGTACCGCCGGGGTCGTGCTCGACATCGACGACGTGCACCTCGTCCGCAAGGCGGTCGGCGGTACCGTCAACGACGTCCTGATCGCGGTCGTCGCCGGAGCGCTGCGCCGCTGGCTCGACGAGCGCGGCGACGGCAGCGAGGGCGTCGCACCCCGCGCCCTGATCCCGGTCTCCCGGCGCCGCCCGCGCACCGCGCACCCGCAGGGCAACCGGCTCTCCGGCTATCTGATGCCGCTCCCCGTGGACGAGCCCGACCCGCTGCGCCGCCTCGCGACGGTCCGTACCGCGATGGACCGCAACAAGGACGCGGGCCCCCACCGGGGAGCGGGCGCCGTCGCCCTGCTCGCCGACCATGTGCCGGCGCTCGGGCACCGCTTCGGCGGGCCGCTGGTCGCCCAGGCCGCCCGGCTCTGGTTCGACATCCTCGTCACCAGCGTCCCGCTGCCCGGCATCCCGCTGAAGCTCGGCGGCCACGCCGTGACCGAGGTCTACCCCTTCGCCCCGCTGGCCCGCGGCCAGTCCCTGGCCGTCGCGATCTCGACGTAC containing:
- the glgC gene encoding glucose-1-phosphate adenylyltransferase; this encodes MRGGGPSVLGIVLAGGEGKRLMPLTADRAKPAVTFGGTYRLVDFVLSNLVNAGILRICVLTQYKSHSLDRHITTTWRMSSLLGNYVTPVPAQQRLGPRWYLGSADAILQSLNLIHDERPEYVAVFGADHVYRMDPRQMLAQHVESGAGVTVAGIRVPRAQSSSFGVISPGPDGQTVRRFLEKPADPPGLADDPEQIFASMGNYVFTTKALIEALQRDAEDEHSVHDMGGSILPQLTERGEAQLYDFSANHVPGETSRDRGYWRDVGTLDAYYDAHMDLIAERPAFNLYNRSWPVYTHSGQLSPARFNAGGIAGESIISAGCLIRGQVTRSVLSPGVVVDPGAVVQGSVLHDNVHIGRGAVVRGAVLDKNVDVPPGATIGVNPDRDVELYTVSQGGVIALGKGQRVS
- a CDS encoding wax ester/triacylglycerol synthase family O-acyltransferase gives rise to the protein MTSDLLAPLDLAFWNIESAEHPMHLGALGVFAAHTPTAGAHAADLLAARAAAVPGLRMRIRDAWRPSGLLRAPFSFGGATREPAPDFDPLDHVRLHAPTADFQAAAGRLMERPLERGRPPWEAHVLPGEDGVSFAVLFKFHHALADGLRALTLAAAVLDPMDLPARRPRPEEPARSRVPDVRRLPDLVRGAVSDVGRALDIGASVAVSTLATRSSAALTAEPSGTRRTAGVVLDIDDVHLVRKAVGGTVNDVLIAVVAGALRRWLDERGDGSEGVAPRALIPVSRRRPRTAHPQGNRLSGYLMPLPVDEPDPLRRLATVRTAMDRNKDAGPHRGAGAVALLADHVPALGHRFGGPLVAQAARLWFDILVTSVPLPGIPLKLGGHAVTEVYPFAPLARGQSLAVAISTYRGGVHFGLVADAQAVPDLDVLARAVSEEVAGLIAVCDP